The following proteins are encoded in a genomic region of Pyrus communis chromosome 11, drPyrComm1.1, whole genome shotgun sequence:
- the LOC137749238 gene encoding uncharacterized protein At4g22758-like — protein MLKRKVLERINLQKHKKTSTDAAHTVKTNRFLITVNVLGSAGPIRFVVNEDDLVARVIDTALKSYAREGRLPVLGSDVKDFLLHCANAGSDALSPWETIGSRGGRNFVLSKKEKQVQNNIAERKSEITAPKGTVSSWKAWFNKSFTFKISSH, from the exons ATGCTTAAGAGGAAGGTTTTGGAGAGAATTAATTTACAGAAGCATAAGAAGACCAGTACTGATGCTGCTCATACTGTGAAGACGAACAGGTTTTTGATCACAGTTAATGTTCTTGGAAGCGCAGGACCCATAAGGTTTGTGGTGAACGAGGATGATCTCGTAGCTCGAGTCATCGACACTGCTCTTAAATCCTACGCCCGCGAAGGCCGGCTACCTGTTCTTGGTTCAGATGTCAAGGATTTCCTTCTACACTGTGCTAATGCAGGATCTGACG CTTTAAGTCCGTGGGAAACTATAGGATCTCGTGGGGGAAGGAACTTTGTGctgtccaagaaggagaagcaaGTGCAGAATAATATTGCTGAAAGAAAGTCGGAGATAACAGCTCCAAAGGGAACGGTGAGTAGCTGGAAGGCATGGTTTAACAAATCATTCACTTTCAAGATATCATCTCACTAA
- the LOC137709543 gene encoding protein C2-DOMAIN ABA-RELATED 4-like has protein sequence MEDMMGLLRIHVQRGVNLAVRDMKSSDPYVVVKMGKQKLKTRVVKRNVNPEWDERLTLSVTEPNLPITLFVYDKDTFSFDDKMGDAHFDIAQFVEVLRMRSEGLPDGTVITKVQPSRENCLAEESCIIWSNGKLVQNMILRLRNVECGEIELQLQWIDVPSSRGL, from the exons ATGGAGGACATGATGGGTCTGCTGAGAATTCACGTCCAAAGAGGAGTGAACCTTGCTGTTCGAGACATGAAAAGCAGTGATCCTTATGTTGTTGTTAAAATGGGCAAACAG AAACTGAAAACTCGTGTGGTGAAGCGGAATGTGAATCCAGAATGGGATGAAAGATTGACACTTTCCGTTACAGAACCAAATCTTCCGATCACGCTTTTTGTGTACGATAAAGACACATTTAGTTTTGATGACAAAATGGGGGACGCACACTTTGATATTGCACAATTTGTCGAAGTCTTGAGGATGCGATCGGAAGGCCTCCCAGATGGAACCGTAATTACAAAAGTACAACCAAGCAGGGAGAACTGTCTTGCTGAAGAGAGCTGCATCATCTGGTCCAACGGCAAACTCGTCCAAAACATGATCCTCAGACTCAGAAATGTGGAGTGTGGGGAGATTGAACTCCAGTTGCAGTGGATTGATGTTCCTAGTTCTAGGGGTCTGTAG